The Nitrosomonas sp. genomic sequence GCTTATCACCAGTGTTGTTATGAATGCCAGCAAGTATGTCTATTTAAGGAGAATTACGAGTGCACTTAGAACAAACTTCTTTTGATGAACATAAGGTGCTGCATGATTTAAAGCACTATCTGCCCGCTCAGGCACCATTAAAAGACTTCATTCATCACAATACGCTTCACACGTTTCAGCAACAGAAATTTCATGATGCATGCAGAACTGCAACGAAACTGTTTGGCTACAAGACAAAGCTACAACTGGATGAATATCGTGCGCTTTATCAGTCGGGGCGGATTCGAAAGGATGTTCTCGAAAGGATCGTATCCGAAAGAGTGGGTAGAGATAAAACGAATGATTGCATAAAAAAACTTGTTGAACATGATTATGACACTTATGTTTACCCAAGAATCGGGTTGTTGCGAGCAAATTGGGAGGCCGTATATCGTGTTGATCTTGACCAGCTGACCCATCCATTCCTATTCAGAATTTTATGTAACTATCTGGATCAGGGAATTTCGATCTGGGGATTTCCAATTGGTGATCAGGACTTTCTCCAGGCTGTGCGTGAAATGGAGCAGGAAAGCAGGATCAGTTTTTTCAAGAAGCCCCGCGCGCGGGAGATATTACTTTCTGACGACTGCTCAATTAGCAGGCTACTACGTATTCTGGTCGGTGATGAGACATTGTATGAGCAGTATCTGTACGACCAGCAATTTGCGCATCCAGGATGGTCCGGAATGGTGGCGGTCGCAGAAGATCAGCCCCAGTTTTTCCTTAATCGAAAAAAAATAACCCTGCATGATCTAGTCGTTTTTGAATTGCTGCTGGAAATCGATTCGCTGGATGCGCAGTTTGGCGATATCTGGTCACCCATGGCCAGCAAGCTAACCAGCCGCGCAGAGCCGCTTTTCGCCGATGTGCCGCGAACGGAGCTCGATGAAGCCCTGGAGATATGGCATGATGCCTTCGAATGGTCTTATTACAACTCGGTATTGGCGGCCATTCAGCAACAGGACAAGCCGCAGGAAGAGCTCTCCGTAAATAAAAGCTTCCAGGCAATGTTCTGCCTGGATGACAGAGAATCTTCCTTGCGCAGCTACATCGAAAGACTGGATCCTGAATGTGAAACTTTTGGTATGCCAGGTTTTTTTGGAGTTGAGTTCTATTTCCAGCCAGAGCATGGAAAATTCCATATGAAGCTTTGTCCGGCACCTGTTACACCAAAATATCTGATCAAGGAAACCCAAACGCAACATGCCAGGAAAAGTGAGCCCTTGCTATCCAACCTGTCACATACTATGTTCCGGGGCTGGCTAACTGCCCATACCTTGGGGATATATTCTGCCGTGAGGCTGGCTTTAAATTTCTTCTGGCCAACAACCTCGCCTGCCATGGCTTCTTCTGCCACGCACATGTACCAGCTCTCATCGCTAACCATTGAGAATAAAAATCCCGATGATGTTGAGAATGGCCTGCAAATTGGCTTTACGATCGATGAAATGGCAATTCGGCTGGAAAACCTGCTGAGAGGTATCGGAATCATCGATCATTTCGCACCGATCTTCTATGTGTTTGGCCATGGTGCAAGCAGCGCCAATAATGCACATTATGC encodes the following:
- a CDS encoding DUF2309 domain-containing protein, with amino-acid sequence MHLEQTSFDEHKVLHDLKHYLPAQAPLKDFIHHNTLHTFQQQKFHDACRTATKLFGYKTKLQLDEYRALYQSGRIRKDVLERIVSERVGRDKTNDCIKKLVEHDYDTYVYPRIGLLRANWEAVYRVDLDQLTHPFLFRILCNYLDQGISIWGFPIGDQDFLQAVREMEQESRISFFKKPRAREILLSDDCSISRLLRILVGDETLYEQYLYDQQFAHPGWSGMVAVAEDQPQFFLNRKKITLHDLVVFELLLEIDSLDAQFGDIWSPMASKLTSRAEPLFADVPRTELDEALEIWHDAFEWSYYNSVLAAIQQQDKPQEELSVNKSFQAMFCLDDRESSLRSYIERLDPECETFGMPGFFGVEFYFQPEHGKFHMKLCPAPVTPKYLIKETQTQHARKSEPLLSNLSHTMFRGWLTAHTLGIYSAVRLALNFFWPTTSPAMASSATHMYQLSSLTIENKNPDDVENGLQIGFTIDEMAIRLENLLRGIGIIDHFAPIFYVFGHGASSANNAHYAAYDCGACSGRPGSVNARVICHIANHPKVREILRSKGINIPDSTQFVGALHDTTRDDASYFDENALSPENLERHHRNVPIIAGALDLNSKERSRRLLSINVKNTAQSVHASTRRRSIALFEPRPELNHATNAICVVGRRSLTSRLFLDRRAFLNSINHAIDPDGKYLLMVMRPVAPVLGGINLEYFFSRMDNHRMGAGTKLPYNIMGLFGVANGSDGDLRPGLPSQMIEVHDPVRLLVIVEHYPEVVLRSINQEPATYEFYINEWLHIVAVHPDTREIFLFKDGEFIPFKPLPETVDTISDPTPVIESAFRAPTTHIVDATRENIPVYLVKNNSKVLK